A region from the Streptomyces tsukubensis genome encodes:
- a CDS encoding zinc-binding dehydrogenase — MFAAYAARIDRDHPLDGLVLGERPAPAARDGWTTVTVKAASLNHHDLWSLRGVGLSAGKLPMILGCDAAGIDPDGNEVVLHSVIGQSGHGVGPAEPRSLLTEHYQGTFAEQVSVPTWNVLRKPKELSFAEAACLPTAWLTAYRMLFTNAGVRPGDTVLVQGAGGGVATAAIVLGKAAGLRMYATSRDAAKRARAVELGAEEAYEPGARLPRRVDAVIETVGAATWSHSVKCLRPGGTLVISGATSGDRPAHAELTRIFFLELKVVGSTMGSKDELEDLLSFCAATGVRPVIDEVLPLDRAREGFERMAAGDLFGKIVLTP, encoded by the coding sequence ATGTTCGCCGCCTATGCCGCACGTATCGACCGCGACCATCCGCTCGACGGCCTCGTCCTCGGGGAGCGGCCCGCGCCCGCCGCCCGGGACGGGTGGACCACCGTCACCGTCAAGGCCGCCTCCCTCAACCATCACGACCTGTGGTCCCTGCGGGGCGTCGGGCTGTCCGCGGGGAAGCTGCCGATGATCCTCGGCTGCGACGCGGCCGGGATCGACCCCGACGGCAACGAGGTCGTCCTCCACTCCGTCATCGGCCAGAGCGGCCACGGCGTCGGCCCCGCCGAGCCCCGGTCCCTGCTGACCGAGCACTATCAGGGCACCTTCGCCGAGCAGGTATCCGTACCCACCTGGAACGTTCTGCGCAAACCGAAGGAGCTGAGCTTCGCGGAGGCCGCCTGTCTGCCGACGGCCTGGCTCACCGCCTACCGGATGCTCTTCACCAATGCGGGTGTACGGCCCGGTGACACCGTCCTCGTCCAAGGCGCCGGGGGCGGGGTCGCCACCGCCGCCATCGTCCTCGGGAAGGCCGCCGGGCTGCGGATGTACGCCACCAGCCGGGACGCCGCGAAACGCGCCAGGGCCGTCGAACTGGGCGCCGAGGAGGCGTACGAACCGGGGGCCAGGCTGCCGCGGCGGGTCGACGCCGTGATCGAGACGGTCGGCGCCGCGACCTGGTCCCACTCCGTCAAATGCCTGCGGCCCGGCGGGACCCTGGTGATCTCCGGGGCGACCAGCGGCGACCGCCCGGCCCATGCGGAGCTGACCCGGATCTTCTTCCTGGAGCTGAAGGTCGTGGGCTCCACGATGGGCTCCAAGGACGAACTGGAGGATCTGCTCTCCTTCTGCGCCGCCACCGGCGTCCGGCCCGTGATCGACGAGGTGCTGCCCCTCGACCGGGCCCGCGAGGGCTTCGAGCGGATGGCGGCGGGCGATCTCTTCGGGAAGATCGTGCTCACCCCCTGA
- a CDS encoding helix-turn-helix domain-containing protein, giving the protein MTEATDLAERAGDRDPRIGLRAVVALRRLLEQLEAVQVRSARHQGWSWQEIAAELGVSRQAVHKKHGRR; this is encoded by the coding sequence ATGACTGAGGCAACCGATCTCGCCGAGCGCGCGGGCGACCGTGACCCCCGGATCGGGCTGCGGGCGGTCGTCGCGCTGCGGCGGCTGCTGGAGCAGCTCGAAGCCGTCCAGGTCCGCAGCGCCCGCCATCAGGGCTGGTCGTGGCAGGAGATCGCCGCGGAGCTGGGGGTCAGCCGGCAGGCCGTGCACAAGAAACACGGGAGGCGATGA
- a CDS encoding Clp protease N-terminal domain-containing protein: MFERFTHDARRVVTRSCAHSERTGDRTVTEEHLLLALLDQQGTRTAFAFAALGVTDRRASVEDALRTARRRGGLSPADVRALAGLGIDVDEVVAGAEAAHGRGALDPGVSGRFRAARRRWTHQPFSPGAKATLEKSLRIAVGRGDRAIGGEHVLLALTAGPGVVAEVLADHGATYASLERVMFARPDGPGPGPGDGGGGTAAADGPG, translated from the coding sequence ATGTTCGAGCGGTTCACCCATGACGCCCGCCGCGTGGTGACGCGGTCCTGTGCGCACTCCGAGCGCACGGGCGACAGAACCGTCACCGAGGAGCACCTTCTGCTGGCGCTCCTGGACCAGCAGGGCACCCGTACCGCCTTCGCATTCGCGGCGCTCGGGGTCACCGACCGGCGCGCCTCCGTCGAGGACGCGCTCCGTACCGCCCGCCGCCGGGGCGGGCTCTCTCCCGCCGATGTCCGGGCGCTGGCCGGGCTGGGGATCGACGTCGACGAGGTGGTCGCCGGGGCGGAGGCCGCGCACGGCCGGGGCGCGCTCGACCCGGGGGTGTCCGGCCGGTTCCGGGCGGCCCGCCGCCGGTGGACGCACCAGCCCTTCTCGCCCGGTGCCAAGGCGACCCTGGAGAAGTCCCTCCGGATCGCCGTCGGCCGTGGTGACCGGGCGATCGGGGGCGAGCACGTCCTGCTGGCGTTGACGGCGGGCCCGGGGGTGGTCGCGGAGGTCCTCGCCGACCACGGCGCGACCTATGCGTCGCTGGAGCGGGTCATGTTCGCCCGCCCCGACGGCCCCGGCCCCGGTCCCGGCGACGGCGGTGGTGGTACGGCGGCGGCCGACGGCCCCGGCTGA
- a CDS encoding PadR family transcriptional regulator translates to MPPVFAHGRLRLYLLKLLDEAPRHGYEVIRLLEERFHGLYAPSAGTVYPRLAKLEAEGLVTHATEGGRKVYSITAAGRAELAGRSSELDDLEQEIRESVSELAAEIRDDVRGAAGKLRSEIRAATSGARSAPPGAARGERGPGGHDWPEQALSEVARIAQQVQDQVEHHVALGDWPAGLREGLSDLTTELSTRLGGLTRPPAPPAPPTPPAPPASSAPPGPPGPPVPPRPASPPPPPPVPAGAPEPDRADPEPPAWAADLAPTGDPARDLDRLLDRFRDDIRDAARDHGVTAGRLDEARQRLSATAEHLTSLLGGRSSDPLRK, encoded by the coding sequence ATGCCCCCCGTCTTCGCCCACGGCAGGCTGCGCCTGTATCTGCTCAAACTCCTCGACGAGGCCCCGCGCCACGGCTACGAGGTGATCAGGCTCTTGGAGGAGAGGTTCCACGGGCTGTACGCGCCCTCCGCGGGCACGGTCTATCCGCGCCTGGCGAAGCTGGAGGCCGAGGGGCTGGTCACCCATGCCACCGAGGGCGGCCGCAAGGTGTACTCGATCACCGCGGCGGGCCGGGCCGAACTGGCCGGGCGCAGCAGCGAACTGGACGATCTGGAGCAGGAGATCCGCGAATCGGTCTCGGAGCTGGCGGCGGAGATCCGTGACGACGTCCGCGGTGCGGCGGGCAAGCTCCGCAGCGAGATCCGTGCGGCGACCTCGGGGGCGCGGTCCGCGCCGCCGGGCGCTGCGCGCGGGGAGCGCGGCCCCGGCGGTCACGACTGGCCGGAGCAGGCGCTTTCGGAGGTCGCCAGGATCGCGCAGCAGGTTCAGGACCAGGTGGAGCACCATGTCGCGCTGGGTGACTGGCCTGCGGGGCTGCGGGAGGGGCTGTCCGATCTGACGACGGAGCTGTCGACCCGGCTCGGCGGTCTGACCCGGCCCCCTGCGCCCCCTGCGCCTCCGACGCCTCCGGCACCTCCCGCATCCTCCGCGCCGCCCGGGCCGCCCGGGCCGCCGGTGCCTCCCCGGCCCGCCTCACCACCCCCGCCGCCGCCCGTACCCGCCGGGGCTCCGGAGCCGGACCGAGCAGACCCCGAACCGCCCGCATGGGCCGCGGACCTGGCGCCGACCGGGGATCCGGCCCGGGACCTGGACCGGCTGCTGGACCGGTTCCGCGACGACATCCGTGACGCGGCACGCGACCACGGCGTCACAGCGGGCCGACTCGACGAGGCCCGCCAGCGGCTGTCGGCCACGGCGGAGCACCTCACGTCCCTGCTCGGGGGCCGCTCTTCGGACCCGCTGCGGAAGTGA
- a CDS encoding DUF4097 family beta strand repeat-containing protein: MAESTWEVPEPRRLGFDTPVTALDVRIVNGTVNVVGTDEPSARLEVSSIDGPPLVVTHTDGRLTVAYPDLPRQGRLKWLDHKKWHRDAVVSLAVPVEATVDVTVVGANTVVSGIAGATSVRGVSGDTTLVRLSGPIRTDTVSGALEAQSVTGGLRFSSVSGDLTVIEGAGSSVRAESVSGSMTVDLAPRDDDRPAGGSYGPTELRLATLSGAVAIRLPDRTDARVKAETASGSVSNAFDDLKVGGDWGARTITGTLGTGTGTLRASTLSGSLALLRTPPRDDAHVAAGPAGPAQEEVL; this comes from the coding sequence ATGGCAGAGTCGACGTGGGAGGTGCCGGAGCCGCGCAGGCTGGGCTTCGACACCCCCGTGACCGCGCTCGACGTAAGGATCGTGAACGGCACGGTGAACGTCGTGGGGACGGACGAGCCGTCCGCGCGGCTGGAGGTCTCGTCGATCGACGGCCCTCCGCTGGTCGTCACCCACACCGACGGCAGACTGACCGTGGCCTATCCGGACCTGCCCCGGCAGGGCCGGCTGAAGTGGCTCGACCACAAGAAGTGGCACCGTGACGCCGTGGTGTCGCTGGCCGTACCCGTAGAGGCGACCGTGGACGTCACCGTGGTCGGCGCGAACACGGTGGTCTCCGGGATTGCGGGGGCGACGTCCGTACGGGGTGTGAGCGGCGACACCACCCTGGTCCGGCTCTCCGGGCCGATCCGGACGGACACCGTCTCGGGCGCCCTGGAAGCCCAGTCGGTCACGGGCGGACTGCGGTTCAGCTCGGTCTCCGGCGATCTCACGGTCATCGAGGGCGCGGGCTCCTCGGTCCGGGCCGAATCCGTCAGCGGCAGCATGACGGTCGACCTCGCGCCCCGTGACGACGACCGCCCGGCCGGCGGATCGTACGGGCCCACGGAGCTGCGGCTCGCCACCCTCTCCGGGGCGGTCGCGATCCGGCTGCCGGACCGTACGGACGCGCGCGTGAAAGCGGAGACCGCGAGCGGCTCCGTATCGAATGCCTTCGACGATCTGAAGGTCGGCGGCGACTGGGGCGCCAGAACGATCACCGGGACCCTCGGGACCGGTACGGGCACGCTCAGGGCGAGCACCCTGTCCGGCTCCCTCGCCCTGCTGCGCACCCCGCCCCGCGACGACGCCCACGTGGCAGCGGGCCCCGCGGGCCCCGCCCAGGAAGAGGTGCTCTGA
- a CDS encoding DUF6104 family protein yields MYFTDRGIEELAKRRGEEEVTFEWLAEQLRTFVDLNPDFEVPVERLATWLARLDDEDEDD; encoded by the coding sequence TTGTACTTCACCGATCGCGGCATCGAGGAGCTGGCGAAGCGGCGCGGCGAGGAAGAGGTCACCTTCGAGTGGCTCGCCGAGCAGCTGCGTACCTTTGTCGATCTCAACCCCGACTTCGAAGTGCCGGTGGAGCGGCTCGCCACCTGGCTGGCGCGGCTCGACGACGAAGACGAAGACGACTGA
- a CDS encoding CU044_2847 family protein yields MNGRVQRIELPGGAVVHARLTAPGGGYGDDDEDVGFADTALARVEQLQQLITDVGGSVLRAAAAAGPDEASVSFGVELTAKSGAALAVLASGEAKTSVQVTLLWRLKEQPGQAGQVGQPGEAGEAARTSAGPAPVPVPPDPAPPAAPVPAPAPVPAPALPAAPAFAPAPPAVTVPPPPAHPPAPVRPPAAPDPAAAADLPTADRDTGGDGAGGSGPAPV; encoded by the coding sequence ATGAACGGACGCGTCCAGCGGATCGAACTGCCCGGAGGGGCCGTGGTGCACGCCCGGCTCACCGCGCCGGGCGGTGGGTACGGCGACGACGACGAGGACGTCGGCTTCGCCGACACCGCCCTGGCCAGGGTCGAGCAGCTCCAGCAACTGATCACGGACGTCGGCGGTTCCGTGCTGCGGGCCGCGGCGGCCGCCGGGCCCGACGAGGCCAGTGTTTCCTTCGGGGTGGAGCTGACGGCGAAGTCCGGGGCGGCGCTGGCCGTTCTCGCGTCGGGCGAGGCCAAGACGTCCGTCCAGGTCACCCTCCTCTGGCGGCTCAAGGAACAGCCGGGGCAGGCAGGGCAGGTAGGGCAGCCGGGGGAGGCTGGGGAGGCGGCCCGGACGTCCGCGGGGCCCGCACCCGTTCCCGTACCGCCCGATCCCGCTCCCCCTGCCGCACCCGTACCCGCACCCGCCCCCGTACCCGCTCCTGCTCTTCCCGCGGCCCCCGCTTTCGCTCCGGCTCCCCCGGCGGTCACGGTCCCGCCGCCTCCCGCCCATCCGCCCGCGCCGGTACGGCCCCCTGCCGCACCCGATCCGGCCGCCGCCGCGGACCTGCCCACGGCCGACCGGGATACGGGTGGTGACGGCGCGGGCGGCAGCGGGCCGGCACCGGTATGA
- a CDS encoding VMAP-C domain-containing protein, with amino-acid sequence MTPGESDPVIDALLRAATVRIGGADDTPLWGTGFFVAPGWILTCAHVLAPHLRGDPGRPVRIAGPEVNGGEPLDARLHRWLVDGGPLPEHKVPVEQDLALLRLLDPDAEHECVWLTDRTDHPGGRGVVQGYRPGGEAHPERAVPWQATARINGFDDAYGLRIRPEAEFPRGGSGSPVLDAHTGAVVGVLKSRRAGRDGGMAIAVTALRRFGADYHELAAAHDRWHGRSPKITGHNWVERQHRLPGTGARTGGDEWSPRDRREALALLSAIPPPDGILPVVELAKKARGGVAAPPGQLLPHAWRDGHGLLYEAGQPAAAIAALHYLRLVAAYDRARGGDPSALVDWVVRRLDDVPRIVHTVVTQATLPPGLLHPSDGGGGVERTVMRHPAPGDGRAVVIVELEPVADAPTPRFYWRVRVDDGHDVNEPLHEVQTGDGVPPDRLVRELRAPLAEVFASVDAPGAPVPLEVALPADHFDTAVHRWQLTEMARLHHPAYVGVRRAVVLRDIGRRGEPDGVWADRWQRLTSAGPPFSACRVPPPRQVPRARQLAEITPAGVPVLCRPAGSGVGRRTIGMALEAGHGVALWQTDSHSEQGCGDFCEELHRGAAGLLAATGSADELPDRLRGIRDDISGRRDGGHWAEGVALLYDDPRRPLPADGDGPVDSP; translated from the coding sequence ATGACCCCCGGCGAGTCCGACCCCGTCATCGACGCGCTGCTGCGCGCCGCGACCGTACGCATCGGGGGCGCGGACGACACCCCGCTGTGGGGTACCGGATTCTTCGTCGCCCCGGGGTGGATCCTCACCTGCGCGCATGTCCTCGCACCCCATCTGCGGGGCGACCCCGGCCGTCCGGTGCGGATCGCGGGACCCGAGGTCAACGGCGGCGAACCCCTCGACGCCCGCCTCCACCGGTGGCTCGTCGACGGCGGACCGCTGCCCGAACACAAGGTCCCGGTGGAACAGGACCTCGCCCTGCTGCGGCTGCTGGACCCGGACGCCGAGCACGAGTGCGTCTGGCTGACGGACCGCACCGACCACCCCGGGGGCCGCGGCGTCGTCCAGGGCTACCGCCCCGGCGGCGAGGCCCACCCCGAACGCGCCGTGCCCTGGCAGGCGACCGCCCGGATCAACGGCTTCGACGACGCGTACGGCCTGCGGATCCGCCCCGAGGCCGAATTCCCGCGCGGCGGCTCGGGCTCGCCCGTCCTCGACGCCCACACCGGAGCCGTCGTCGGCGTCCTCAAGTCCCGGCGCGCGGGCCGTGACGGCGGGATGGCCATCGCGGTGACCGCACTGCGGCGCTTCGGCGCCGACTACCACGAACTGGCCGCCGCCCACGACCGCTGGCACGGCCGGTCACCCAAGATCACCGGTCACAACTGGGTCGAGCGCCAGCACCGGCTGCCCGGGACCGGCGCCCGGACCGGGGGTGACGAATGGAGCCCCCGCGACCGCCGCGAGGCACTCGCCCTGCTCTCCGCAATCCCCCCGCCGGACGGCATCCTGCCCGTTGTCGAACTGGCGAAGAAGGCCCGCGGCGGGGTCGCCGCCCCGCCCGGCCAACTGCTGCCGCACGCCTGGCGCGACGGACACGGACTGCTGTACGAGGCGGGGCAGCCCGCCGCCGCGATCGCCGCCCTCCACTATCTGCGGCTCGTCGCCGCATACGACCGGGCCCGCGGCGGTGACCCCTCGGCGCTCGTGGACTGGGTGGTGCGCCGCCTCGACGACGTACCCCGTATCGTCCACACCGTCGTCACCCAGGCCACCCTGCCGCCCGGTCTGCTGCACCCGTCGGACGGGGGCGGTGGCGTCGAGCGGACCGTGATGCGCCATCCGGCGCCCGGTGACGGCCGGGCCGTCGTCATCGTCGAGCTGGAACCCGTCGCGGACGCCCCGACCCCCCGCTTCTACTGGCGGGTCCGGGTCGACGACGGCCACGACGTCAACGAGCCGCTGCACGAGGTGCAGACCGGCGACGGCGTCCCACCCGACCGGCTCGTCCGCGAACTGCGCGCGCCCCTCGCGGAGGTCTTCGCCTCGGTCGACGCGCCCGGTGCGCCCGTACCCCTCGAAGTCGCGCTTCCGGCCGACCACTTCGATACCGCCGTGCACCGCTGGCAGCTGACGGAGATGGCCAGACTGCACCATCCGGCGTATGTCGGGGTACGCCGGGCGGTGGTGCTGCGTGATATCGGCAGACGAGGGGAGCCGGACGGTGTCTGGGCGGACCGCTGGCAGCGGCTGACTTCCGCGGGACCGCCGTTCAGCGCCTGCCGGGTACCGCCGCCGCGCCAGGTCCCACGGGCCCGCCAGCTGGCCGAGATCACCCCGGCGGGCGTTCCCGTCCTGTGCCGGCCCGCGGGCAGCGGTGTGGGCCGCCGGACGATCGGGATGGCCCTGGAGGCGGGGCACGGCGTGGCCCTGTGGCAGACCGACAGCCACTCCGAGCAGGGCTGCGGCGATTTCTGCGAGGAGCTGCACCGGGGGGCGGCCGGGCTGCTCGCCGCCACCGGCAGCGCGGACGAACTCCCCGACCGGCTGCGGGGCATCAGGGACGACATCAGCGGGCGGCGCGACGGCGGCCACTGGGCGGAGGGCGTGGCACTGCTCTACGACGATCCGCGCAGACCCCTTCCGGCCGACGGCGACGGCCCGGTTGACTCGCCCTGA
- a CDS encoding AAA family ATPase, translating to MDDDWLIYRGTGAPDPERIGHLPPPPPWRTFSGEPLPDPAPPIDSSSTRRLGTRIGAPPAYDAEALQLINAALYLRRPLLVTGEPGSGKSTLAHAIAYELGLGRVLQWPVVSRTELRDGLYTYDAIGRLQDAQLAERESRAPDDIGAYVKLGPLGTALLPTERPRVLLVDELDKSDIDLPNDLLIVVEEGEFTLPELERTADRPGHQEVLVLTDDGRRVPVRGGRVRCHAFPFIVMTSNGERDFPAPLLRRCIRLHLDPPRDERLASMVQAHFGAGADEGHLDLIARFTSEDGDGELRPTDQLLNAIYLTQHTGRAEPTRREEIAGLLMRPLETRQR from the coding sequence ATGGACGACGACTGGCTGATCTACCGGGGCACCGGGGCACCCGATCCCGAGCGGATCGGGCACCTTCCGCCGCCACCGCCCTGGCGCACGTTCTCCGGCGAGCCGCTGCCGGACCCCGCGCCGCCCATCGACAGTTCGTCGACCCGGCGGCTCGGCACCCGGATCGGCGCGCCCCCGGCGTACGACGCGGAGGCGCTCCAGCTCATCAACGCCGCCCTGTACCTGCGCCGCCCGCTGCTCGTCACGGGGGAGCCGGGATCCGGCAAGTCCACCCTCGCGCACGCCATCGCGTACGAACTGGGCCTCGGCCGGGTGCTCCAGTGGCCCGTCGTCAGCCGTACGGAACTCCGCGACGGCCTCTACACCTACGACGCCATCGGCCGCCTCCAGGACGCCCAGCTCGCCGAGCGCGAGTCCCGCGCCCCCGACGACATCGGCGCCTATGTGAAGCTGGGCCCGCTCGGCACCGCCCTGCTCCCCACCGAACGCCCCCGCGTCCTCCTCGTCGACGAACTCGACAAAAGCGACATCGACCTGCCGAACGATCTGCTGATCGTCGTCGAGGAGGGCGAGTTCACCCTCCCGGAACTGGAGCGCACCGCCGACCGGCCGGGCCACCAAGAGGTTCTGGTCCTCACCGACGACGGCCGCCGGGTGCCGGTGCGCGGCGGCCGGGTGCGCTGCCACGCCTTCCCGTTCATCGTCATGACCAGCAACGGCGAACGGGACTTCCCGGCCCCGCTGCTGCGCCGCTGCATCCGGCTCCATCTCGACCCGCCGCGCGACGAACGCCTCGCGTCCATGGTCCAGGCGCACTTCGGTGCCGGTGCCGACGAAGGACACCTGGACCTGATCGCCCGCTTCACCAGCGAGGACGGCGACGGCGAACTGCGCCCCACCGACCAGCTGCTGAACGCGATCTATCTGACGCAGCACACGGGGCGGGCCGAACCGACCCGGCGCGAGGAGATCGCCGGACTGCTGATGCGGCCGCTCGAAACCCGGCAGCGGTGA